A window of the Scytonema millei VB511283 genome harbors these coding sequences:
- the nth gene encoding endonuclease III, with protein MNITRKWASKKQRALEILVRLKRLYPNAPCTLNYATPVQLLVATILSAQCTDERVNLVTPALFGQFPDAEALAKAEPVEIENLIRSTGFYRNKAKNIQAACRILVAEYGGKVPPSMEQLLRLPGVARKTANVVLAHAFGINAGVTVDTHVKRLSYRLGLTKNTDPIHIERDLIRLLPSDDWENFSIRIIYHGRAICKARNPACEACLLSDLCPSANVRE; from the coding sequence GAAAAAACAACGGGCATTGGAAATTCTAGTGCGCCTAAAGCGGCTGTACCCCAATGCCCCTTGTACGCTCAATTATGCAACGCCTGTTCAGCTTCTGGTTGCAACTATACTTTCAGCTCAGTGTACGGACGAGCGCGTGAACTTAGTCACGCCTGCTTTATTCGGGCAATTTCCCGATGCTGAAGCACTAGCTAAGGCGGAACCAGTTGAGATTGAAAATCTCATCCGTTCGACAGGGTTCTATCGCAACAAAGCTAAGAACATTCAAGCCGCCTGCCGGATCTTGGTAGCGGAATATGGAGGAAAAGTCCCTCCCAGCATGGAACAACTCCTACGCTTGCCAGGAGTGGCGCGAAAAACGGCAAATGTGGTGCTGGCTCATGCCTTTGGAATTAATGCTGGAGTCACGGTAGATACCCACGTCAAACGCTTGAGCTATCGTTTAGGATTGACGAAAAATACAGATCCCATTCACATCGAGCGCGATTTGATTCGGTTGCTCCCCTCAGATGACTGGGAAAACTTTTCAATTCGGATTATTTATCACGGACGAGCCATTTGCAAAGCACGCAATCCTGCATGTGAGGCATGTTTGCTCTCCGATTTGTGTCCCTCGGCTAATGTAAGGGAGTAG